AATAGAACGATGTTGGACGCAAAAGTGACAATTCGTGTTAAATTAAGAAAAGAAGCAGCTCATGTGTAGTAACTCTACGGACCAATAGAGGCCGCTGTTGCCCTATAATAGTGTCATACTCCGCTCATCATGTTGATGTTTTGAAAGACCTTTTCTCATGAAGGTGGAGAGGGAATGGTCAAAAACGGGCTTGGACATGAAAGTGTAGTTGGTCGTCGGATTCTCCTTCATGATCTCGAAGGACGTCAGCTCCACAATgcggctgatgacatcatcagagAGCGACAAGTCCAGGTACCTCATGATGCGCTCCACCTCACGCCGAGGATTCTGGATGAAAAAAAAGGAGACGTACAGTGCAGCCAAATAATAAATCAACTGAGCCCCGCTATGAAAACACTGAAAGCTAAGGAGAGTTTAGATATCATCTACCTCTTTCATGTCTTCATAGAAGAGGTAAAGGATGTTTCTCTTTTCTCGCTCCTCCCAGTAGCCTTTGACATGATCATACCAGGAGCCCCATGGCACTGCAGGAACAGCATTTACTTAAAGAGATTGTTTGCAAATGTTAtgcggctgcctagagggcgctaacttcCGAGCGTACTGCAAGCGCCAAATCCCGCcttcttcctcctctgaacATGTAAACCACGCCCTACACACACGCGCactaaccatccatccatccattttctataccgcttcatcctcattagggtcgcgggggcatgctggagcctatcccagctgacttcgggtgacaggcagggtacaccctggactggtcgccagccaatcgcagggcacatatacagtagacacatatagacaaacaaccattcacactcacattcatacctatggacaatttagagtcgccaaataacctcacctgcatgtttttgggaatgtgggaggaagccggagtacctggagaaaacccacgcgcacacggggagaacatgcaaactccacacagaatgggagaatcgaacccaggtcttcctgatctccaggctgttcctgtattggccaaggtgctaaccactagaccaccgtgcggcccgcacTAACCATGTTACTTTGTAATCTGCCAATTTAAGAATTCATGCACTAGCCGGTGGTAttcctacatttttttattttaaaaaactgcaatcTTGAGCCAGTCGCAAACTGTCCTTTTAAATCACATGTGTCTAACTTGTGccacggagggccgagacatTGCAGGTtgtctctccaaccagtttctctaGCAGGTGATGGCAcgactttgacacccctgctttaaatggTTAGGTCGTCCACACGACACTCCTCTACTTACCCTGTCCATTCATGAACTTTTGGATGAAGCCCTCCCAGGGTCCAGGCTCAGGGTGGGTGAGattcattttatgaaaatagaaGTAGCTCACCAGATTGTCCTTAGCATTGCGAGCCACGTAGATCACCTTGAGACACACATTATTGAATGACGGGGTGATAGTTAGTCCTGATCACTGCTGCCTCCCATCAACTTACTTTGCATTTGTTTTCCCAAAAGCCTTTGGGAATTAGATGAAACGgcaaatgtgttttaataacTCTTGGGGGGTCCATTGCCTTCAGGAGATCAAGACCTGGGGATTTACGGCAAAGATGACAACGTAAGTATCAGTTTGTATATACCTGAGATCcattaaggcaggggtgtcaaactcgtgccatggagggccaagacactgcaggttttttttccagccagtcactaaagcaggtgattttaatgatcaacaccttcagtttgagggaaggagctcatcaattaaatcacctgctgaagaaactggttggagagaaaacctgcagtgtctcgggtttgacacatgtgcattAAGGGGTCTACACACTTGAGGGGATGCCTAGTCGAGCGGTATTCTCCAAGAAAGGTATTCGGATGGGAATGGGGGCTCTTTTGCAGGTCTCACTATCCCCGTTGTGAAGGAGCAGATCCACTATCTCCTGGACCCATGTGGTCCCTTATCACCCAAAAGAACAAGAACACAGAGTCATGTTATCCTAATTCATTATCCTTTTATAATCATTTGACAAATACTAGTGACTTATGTTAAGtcccaaagatgttttgcttgaaggtgtccatgtttttcaaccaatcttgcttagattttacacacatgtgatTGTCAGTCCTCTAAAAGTGTGTACCAAATGCTGTGGTGATTTgcctaaacaccctaaagttacagtgggtgttttcaGGAGTGAAAGACTTTTCACATAACTGTAAATCTAAAATGCCAAAAAGAATGTGTGGGTACCACGCCATCAGAGAACAACATACCTGCTTTCGGATAGGTGGCAATGAGCAAGTCTGAAGGATCAGGACAGAAAGCCGAGACAGCTTTGTAGTTGTTGGCGATGTGTTCCGTAAGGAGAACCCCTTTTACCGGAACCAGTAGACAGTGACGTTTGAGCTCTTGGTTCTCTGACATGACTGAGATCAAAAAGATTTGTGAACAAATTCCAGAAATATCAGGCTGCATAGTTGCAAGACTGCTTTATCTTCTCTGTGCCAGCTCCTGTCAAATATTCACCAGTGTCTTGGATTTGTTAATCATAAATGTATGCTTTTTCTAGAGACTTCAAGCTCTGAACTTTGACTCAATGCTTCATTTGGTTTGGTATCAACTGTCTATGATGTGTCCCGACGGAACAGAAGAGAAAGTCTATTTGCTTACCAATCTCCCTCACTGTGTCTGGTTTAACCAGTATTTGAAATATATTCAACCCTAAAGGAGGTAAGAGCAACGAGTCACGgttcatttaattttgtttacCAGTCCTAAATCTTGTTTGAATGCTCAAACCCTTTTGGTGCAGGACAGCAAACGCTGCTGTCTGTATTCTTACCAATGTTGGTATTACatatattttgtaatacattatttttttattttgtatttttaagtaGGGGAAGAATTTACCGAATTAAGCATTGTTTATACTAAACACTGCACTTGTTGAGGCAGAAACACTGGCAGACACAgcagaaaataataaaagtaaaagcaacattttcaataaattcCTTCTTTTCACATGGTTCGCCCCAAACTCCTCCTGCTAACTTGACACTGATGTTCTCCttgtggcctattattggttTTGACCAATAATCCTTAAATTTTCAGGCCATAAATTCTTAATTGCTCATGTATGTGAGTCCACTAGTAAAGTGATTACATTTATTGTATTGTGCATAGAAGtcatttatataattattaaaatacatacattacaAATCAATACATACATGACAGGGTTTTCTGGTAAATATTCTTTAaagtaggctccagcatacctctgcgACCCCAGTGGggacaagcggcatacaaaatggatggatggatgaatattcTTTATAAGATGTTGTTTCTTTAATTCCCTCAGTAACAAGAAGCCTTTGCAACCTGTCAAACTACTGTACTAGATTCCAAATCCGgaaggtggcggtaatgcacaTATCAACTTGGGTGCCGGGCGGTTGTCTGCCGCTATATCAAACCGAAAGAAGCTGACCCTTCACGACCGCAAACCATAGCATGTTGAGCTAGCATTTATAGACTAGCAATAGACTAGCGTCTACACGCCACTAAACAAAGTCTCATACCCTGaatatttaaacattatttGGTTCTATTGGGACTTTACGTTGTAGTAAGTTGTAGTAAATATTGGGAAGTAACTCCAGCTAGACGATTTTTACAACTGTGTTCTGAATGGTATGTTGACgttcttcattttcttctcataatccTCATCAAACTCTGCAGACTGCTCTGGCGTAAAATAGTTCTTCCAATCACCAACTTCTCCTGTTCAGGACCAAACagagaaaagacaaatacaacaatgttgGACGCAGAAGTGACGGcaattaattttaaattaaGCAGACAAATATAAAGCGAGCGGtaatgcagtgttccctcgtttactgcggggataggttcccaaaatagtctgcaataaatgaaatccgcaaagtagccaactttatttgtttgcagttattatatat
This sequence is a window from Dunckerocampus dactyliophorus isolate RoL2022-P2 chromosome 2, RoL_Ddac_1.1, whole genome shotgun sequence. Protein-coding genes within it:
- the LOC129173023 gene encoding sulfotransferase 1 family member D1-like, which codes for MSENQELKRHCLLVPVKGVLLTEHIANNYKAVSAFCPDPSDLLIATYPKAGTTWVQEIVDLLLHNGDSETCKRAPIPIRIPFLENTARLGIPSSLDLLKAMDPPRVIKTHLPFHLIPKGFWENKCKVIYVARNAKDNLVSYFYFHKMNLTHPEPGPWEGFIQKFMNGQVPWGSWYDHVKGYWEEREKRNILYLFYEDMKENPRREVERIMRYLDLSLSDDVISRIVELTSFEIMKENPTTNYTFMSKPVFDHSLSTFMRKGEVGDWKNYFTPEQATEFDEDYEKKMKHVNIPFRTQL